A portion of the Bacteroides faecium genome contains these proteins:
- a CDS encoding fimbrillin family protein yields MKNRLFAIGAMILMMTSCTQDELISSDNGKEPATAGSCLTLVGLSSPQTRVSIGDKTGDVYPVLWSEGDALGVFSRTAGTDINNVQSLLSDESIGQNSGVFTSDDVKMAEEGATELLIYYPYRASTELAENDNKITSTLSVEQEQSRPGDSHHIGKYGFAFAKATVSGPDMLAKFTLNHAMAYVKFSISSQELSTYKLKSVSLYDKETKTPLSGVFTADLDTDELTYGTDVKPYATVSLTTPELLASAQDIYLTTYPADLSGKEVYIVITLENDRQTVTIPILKEGKQLKANAVNTIAVNNLKLSDNSCEWYEPVETRLLAGGWAYGESNCLLTNISTSGVSNTISVKARGNFMEVEEPKYAKTILNCDLGNANKMVRVNGSATDISPVNGDYTITVTGIQTYAGLPGGCGQVAIYGADQTTVIWSFIIWMTPTPAEHPYGNTGYVVLDRNLGTYMTCEGDNWKQNGVYFQWGRPTPVGWSGTVGTNIPTEATNVRFSIENPRSLLYTNNVDNTKSDWYLGAWTGARTDRKDDFWGNPNESSTYLNPSDGHKSIYDPCPKGYRVVSPRVLDEIEQKGEFVKQSATAVFRYCYDGTNYAYWPLAGCKWGSNGGNNGNNTGLDASKSAACYWSNSSASSYGNDKDQGATSLYYKVSDKTWTHSSGRSHAFSVRCMKDTENR; encoded by the coding sequence ATGAAAAATAGATTATTTGCAATAGGTGCAATGATTCTCATGATGACAAGTTGCACGCAGGACGAACTTATTTCGTCCGATAACGGCAAAGAACCGGCAACGGCAGGTTCATGTCTGACATTGGTTGGGCTCTCGTCTCCGCAGACGCGTGTTTCTATCGGTGACAAAACAGGGGATGTTTATCCGGTGCTCTGGAGCGAAGGGGATGCCTTGGGCGTGTTCTCTCGTACGGCAGGTACTGACATCAATAATGTGCAGTCTTTATTAAGTGATGAGTCGATCGGACAAAACTCCGGTGTCTTTACTTCGGACGACGTGAAGATGGCGGAAGAAGGAGCTACGGAACTTCTTATTTACTATCCTTACCGGGCAAGTACGGAACTGGCTGAAAATGATAACAAGATAACTTCTACCCTGTCCGTTGAGCAGGAACAAAGCCGTCCCGGCGATAGCCATCATATTGGAAAGTATGGTTTTGCGTTTGCCAAGGCTACGGTAAGCGGTCCGGATATGCTTGCTAAATTTACGTTGAATCATGCGATGGCGTATGTGAAGTTCAGTATCTCGTCACAGGAGCTTTCTACGTACAAGCTCAAGAGTGTTTCTTTATATGACAAGGAGACAAAAACTCCTCTTTCCGGTGTGTTTACAGCTGATTTGGATACGGACGAACTGACCTACGGTACGGATGTGAAACCGTATGCCACTGTTTCACTGACTACTCCCGAACTGCTCGCTTCCGCACAGGATATATACCTGACTACATATCCTGCCGATTTAAGCGGCAAAGAAGTGTACATTGTCATCACTCTGGAGAATGACCGACAGACTGTTACAATTCCTATTCTCAAAGAAGGAAAGCAACTGAAAGCCAATGCTGTTAATACGATTGCTGTCAACAACTTGAAACTTTCGGATAACTCCTGCGAATGGTATGAGCCGGTAGAGACACGTTTATTGGCAGGAGGATGGGCTTATGGCGAGTCCAACTGTCTGTTGACGAATATTTCTACCAGTGGCGTGAGCAATACGATTAGCGTGAAAGCACGTGGTAACTTTATGGAAGTGGAAGAACCCAAGTATGCCAAGACTATACTTAATTGCGATTTGGGTAATGCGAATAAAATGGTTCGGGTAAACGGCTCTGCTACAGATATTAGCCCTGTGAATGGTGATTATACGATTACGGTAACAGGGATTCAAACATATGCCGGACTACCTGGCGGTTGCGGTCAGGTGGCTATCTATGGAGCGGATCAGACTACCGTCATCTGGAGTTTTATTATCTGGATGACCCCTACTCCGGCAGAACATCCTTATGGTAATACGGGATATGTAGTGTTGGATCGTAATCTGGGTACTTATATGACGTGTGAAGGAGACAACTGGAAGCAAAACGGTGTTTACTTCCAATGGGGACGTCCTACGCCGGTCGGCTGGTCGGGAACCGTGGGTACTAATATACCTACCGAAGCCACCAACGTCCGCTTCTCTATAGAAAATCCCCGTTCGTTGCTTTATACCAATAATGTAGATAATACAAAATCCGACTGGTATCTGGGTGCATGGACAGGTGCACGTACCGATCGTAAAGATGACTTCTGGGGTAACCCGAATGAATCGAGCACTTATCTCAATCCTTCTGATGGTCATAAATCTATTTATGATCCTTGTCCGAAAGGTTACCGGGTTGTATCTCCCCGTGTATTGGATGAGATAGAGCAGAAAGGTGAATTTGTGAAACAGAGTGCAACTGCGGTATTTAGATATTGCTATGACGGTACGAACTATGCTTATTGGCCGTTGGCAGGTTGTAAGTGGGGTTCCAACGGCGGTAATAATGGTAACAATACAGGATTGGATGCCAGCAAGAGTGCCGCTTGTTATTGGTCTAACTCATCGGCAAGCAGTTATGGAAATGACAAGGATCAGGGAGCTACTTCTCTGTATTATAAAGTTTCCGATAAGACTTGGACACATTCCTCCGGTCGTTCCCATGCATTCTCCGTGCGTTGTATGAAAGATACCGAGAATCGTTGA